A window of the Pelagicoccus albus genome harbors these coding sequences:
- the lpdA gene encoding dihydrolipoyl dehydrogenase, protein MADEKYDLVVVGGGPAGYAAAIRAGQLGKKVACVEMDRAGGTCLNWGCIPSKALLKSAELINSIKKSEEFGISVGSVDYDFSKIIQRSRGVADQMAKGIEFLFKKNKVDYIVGKAHVDDAKTVSVVDGDSKGKKLKTDNILLATGCRARRLPFLPTDPERIMTSREALVMKKQPKSVAIIGSGAIGVEFAYFLNAFGTDVTILEVMPQLVPVEDEEIAKTLGREFKKQGIKTELEVQVKDAELTKDGVKLVYTKKGKDVTMEVDAVIQAVGVVAFLDNTVEPSLNLKTDRDYLVVDDSYRTNVAGIYAAGDIIGPPWLAHVATFEAVQAVNGIFGASKPRRVKNFPGATYCNPQIASTGVTEKKAKELKLDFKVGKFPFVASGKAVAGAHSEGFVKLISDSKTGEILGAHIIGRDATELITEYCLAMEMEGTIDEIHGTIHAHPTLSEALAEAAAATHDEAIHI, encoded by the coding sequence ATGGCTGACGAAAAATACGATTTGGTAGTAGTAGGAGGTGGCCCGGCAGGCTATGCAGCAGCGATACGCGCTGGCCAATTAGGCAAGAAAGTGGCTTGTGTCGAGATGGACCGGGCCGGAGGAACCTGTTTGAACTGGGGATGTATCCCAAGTAAAGCCCTCCTCAAGAGCGCCGAGCTCATCAACTCTATCAAGAAGTCCGAGGAATTCGGCATTTCCGTCGGTTCGGTGGATTATGACTTCTCCAAGATCATCCAACGCTCTCGTGGAGTGGCGGACCAGATGGCGAAGGGGATCGAGTTTCTGTTCAAGAAGAACAAGGTCGACTACATCGTGGGCAAAGCTCATGTCGACGACGCCAAGACTGTCTCGGTCGTTGATGGCGACTCCAAGGGGAAGAAGCTAAAAACCGACAACATCCTTTTGGCGACAGGTTGCCGCGCTCGTCGTCTGCCGTTTCTTCCAACCGATCCCGAACGCATCATGACCTCGCGTGAAGCTTTGGTCATGAAGAAGCAGCCTAAGTCAGTCGCGATCATTGGTTCTGGAGCGATCGGAGTGGAGTTTGCTTACTTCCTCAATGCATTTGGAACGGATGTGACCATCCTCGAAGTCATGCCTCAGCTTGTGCCGGTCGAAGACGAGGAAATCGCCAAGACTTTGGGCCGCGAATTTAAGAAGCAGGGCATCAAGACTGAGTTAGAAGTTCAGGTTAAGGATGCGGAATTGACTAAGGATGGCGTTAAGCTCGTCTACACCAAGAAGGGTAAGGATGTGACCATGGAAGTCGACGCGGTCATTCAAGCCGTCGGCGTTGTCGCTTTCTTGGACAACACCGTAGAGCCGTCTCTCAACCTCAAGACCGATCGCGACTACCTCGTGGTGGACGACAGCTACCGTACCAACGTGGCTGGCATTTACGCGGCGGGTGATATCATTGGCCCACCTTGGTTGGCCCACGTTGCTACGTTTGAAGCGGTGCAAGCGGTGAACGGCATTTTTGGGGCTTCCAAGCCGCGCCGCGTTAAGAACTTCCCAGGCGCCACTTACTGTAACCCGCAGATTGCGAGCACCGGTGTGACCGAAAAGAAAGCCAAGGAGCTGAAGCTTGATTTCAAGGTGGGCAAGTTTCCATTCGTTGCTTCAGGCAAGGCGGTTGCCGGAGCCCACTCGGAAGGTTTCGTGAAGCTGATCAGCGATTCGAAGACCGGTGAGATCCTTGGAGCTCACATCATCGGACGCGACGCGACTGAGCTCATCACCGAGTACTGCTTGGCGATGGAGATGGAAGGCACGATCGACGAGATCCACGGTACCATCCACGCCCACCCGACCTTGAGTGAAGCTTTGGCTGAAGCAGCTGCGGCGACTCACGACGAAGCTATCCACATCTAG
- a CDS encoding phage holin family protein, translating to MSKEGSEGISSIIKRWIVSGVGIWLGSYFVEGIAYDDKLTLLIVVVLLGLFSAVLKPLLVLLALPFVVLTLGIGILFINALLYLLVGNLVDGFFVADFASAFWGALWVTFLNVIFSGWISGKRAVAVQASTGSKPRRKVKAKDDVIDI from the coding sequence ATGAGTAAAGAAGGGTCGGAAGGAATCAGTTCCATCATCAAACGCTGGATCGTTAGCGGAGTCGGCATTTGGCTGGGCAGCTACTTTGTGGAAGGAATCGCCTACGACGATAAGCTAACGCTTTTGATCGTAGTTGTACTTTTGGGACTCTTTTCCGCGGTGCTTAAACCCTTGCTGGTCCTGTTGGCGTTGCCATTTGTGGTCCTGACTTTGGGAATCGGTATCCTCTTCATCAACGCTCTGTTGTACTTGTTGGTCGGAAATCTTGTAGATGGGTTCTTTGTGGCGGACTTCGCTTCAGCGTTCTGGGGAGCTTTGTGGGTGACCTTTTTGAATGTAATCTTTTCGGGCTGGATCAGCGGCAAGCGGGCTGTAGCGGTTCAAGCCTCTACTGGCAGCAAACCGCGGCGGAAGGTGAAAGCCAAAGACGATGTCATAGACATTTAG
- a CDS encoding acetolactate synthase, with the protein MDKAAIETTKPDPVKQLSIFMENKVGRLSDIFRLFDDAAVHVMALTTLDTTDCAITRVVVDDPKKAKELLWEHEITFSETEVLAVEIAGEHDINKVLASLLQTEINVHYIYAFVSRPNGRSALAMSIEDMELANHILNTHNLRVLSQRDISR; encoded by the coding sequence ATGGATAAAGCTGCTATCGAAACCACTAAGCCGGATCCCGTAAAACAACTCTCCATTTTTATGGAGAATAAGGTCGGGCGTCTTTCTGATATATTTCGTCTTTTTGACGACGCGGCCGTGCATGTCATGGCTCTGACTACTTTGGACACCACGGATTGCGCCATAACGCGAGTGGTTGTCGACGATCCGAAAAAGGCCAAAGAGCTCCTTTGGGAGCACGAGATCACATTTAGCGAGACAGAAGTGCTCGCGGTGGAGATTGCCGGCGAGCACGATATCAACAAGGTTCTAGCCTCGCTGTTGCAGACCGAGATAAACGTGCACTACATTTATGCCTTTGTCAGCCGCCCCAACGGTCGTTCCGCCCTCGCTATGAGTATCGAGGACATGGAACTGGCCAACCATATTCTCAATACGCACAATCTTCGCGTTCTGAGTCAAAGAGACATCTCTCGCTGA
- a CDS encoding nucleoside monophosphate kinase, with protein MSEEAPKSTDPLERGSDAVVRHQDLEVKDAQIIFNAVWNRLEKKYGRTRLHFPQELILLGGAPGAGKGTNTPFIQEVRGLTSKPIVVSSLLDTPEMRAIKDAGGMVGDKEVVGILLEQLLLPDYQDGAILDGFPRTFVQVECMKLLYHKMLQLRTEFYNTEYRSRFRQPLIHIMMLFIDEKESVGRQLKRGREILEHNEEVERTGIGEPQETRATDLDPKAAQRRYRVFKEATYDALQSLREVFHYHFINAQGTLPEVRKNIINELQYQSSLELDPRTFDTLHRLPIASKIVEHARQQLVRRLDQYEMEETEQFQSIINFIQQKIMPIVRRHAITGRAHINTEDPTMDQPLSMAMLIDIFSERGYHASVDLHKIEIPEEFDLKTGRIRCRLKKVWRIQVRFKGSEIRRGS; from the coding sequence ATGAGCGAAGAAGCGCCCAAATCAACGGACCCGTTAGAGCGTGGGTCTGATGCTGTTGTCCGACATCAGGACCTCGAAGTAAAAGACGCTCAGATTATTTTCAATGCAGTCTGGAACCGTCTCGAAAAGAAGTACGGCCGCACCCGGCTCCATTTTCCCCAAGAACTCATCTTGCTTGGTGGCGCCCCAGGCGCAGGTAAGGGCACCAATACGCCCTTTATTCAGGAAGTTCGCGGTCTGACCTCAAAGCCTATCGTAGTCAGCTCGCTCTTGGACACTCCTGAGATGAGAGCGATCAAAGACGCAGGAGGCATGGTTGGCGACAAGGAGGTTGTCGGGATTTTGCTGGAGCAGCTTCTCCTGCCGGATTACCAGGACGGAGCTATTTTGGACGGCTTCCCGCGTACCTTTGTGCAGGTTGAATGTATGAAGCTTCTTTATCACAAGATGCTTCAGCTGCGTACCGAGTTCTACAACACGGAGTATCGCTCTCGTTTTCGTCAGCCGCTTATCCACATCATGATGCTCTTCATCGATGAGAAGGAGAGCGTGGGGCGTCAGCTCAAGCGCGGGCGGGAGATTTTAGAGCATAATGAGGAGGTCGAGCGTACTGGAATCGGTGAGCCGCAAGAAACTCGAGCTACCGACCTAGATCCCAAGGCGGCGCAGCGACGCTATCGGGTTTTCAAGGAAGCGACCTACGACGCCCTGCAATCTCTAAGGGAAGTCTTCCACTACCATTTCATCAACGCGCAAGGCACGCTGCCGGAAGTTCGGAAGAACATCATAAACGAGCTGCAGTACCAGAGTTCTCTCGAGCTTGATCCGAGGACATTCGACACGCTGCACCGCTTGCCGATTGCTAGTAAGATCGTTGAGCACGCTCGTCAGCAGTTGGTACGCCGTCTCGATCAGTACGAGATGGAGGAGACGGAGCAGTTCCAGAGCATAATCAATTTCATCCAGCAAAAGATTATGCCCATTGTTCGTCGTCATGCGATCACGGGACGAGCCCACATCAATACGGAAGATCCAACCATGGACCAACCGCTATCGATGGCCATGTTGATTGATATCTTTTCTGAGCGGGGCTACCATGCCTCGGTGGATCTTCATAAGATCGAAATACCCGAGGAGTTCGACCTGAAGACGGGAAGGATCCGATGCCGACTGAAGAAAGTTTGGCGGATCCAAGTCCGTTTTAAAGGGTCCGAAATACGTAGAGGTTCCTAA
- a CDS encoding response regulator transcription factor — protein MLDVEVAPSTMIDKTLSVVVAEDETLFRDFLVRVIRQRFGFEVIGEVSTGEEAYQLCREHRPDLAILDLRLPGITGQELAERLISEQPETKILIISSVEDPKRVGSLLQIGVSGFLNKKEEFSVFEQAIEAVANGNIFVKASAQAQGDSSTETLDQKELLETLSDREKQIVVFVASGMTNKEIAGKLGLSIKTVESHRSNISKKLKIFDIAGVTLFAVRTGLVSL, from the coding sequence GTGTTAGATGTCGAAGTGGCCCCAAGTACCATGATCGATAAAACTCTTAGTGTCGTAGTTGCCGAAGACGAAACCTTGTTTCGAGACTTCCTGGTTCGAGTTATCAGACAGCGGTTTGGCTTTGAAGTCATCGGAGAAGTTTCCACGGGCGAGGAGGCCTATCAGCTCTGTCGAGAGCATCGTCCGGATCTGGCTATTCTCGATTTGCGTCTGCCCGGGATCACGGGTCAAGAGCTCGCTGAACGGCTTATTTCGGAGCAGCCGGAAACCAAGATTCTTATCATCTCCTCTGTTGAAGACCCGAAGCGTGTGGGCTCGCTTCTGCAAATCGGAGTGAGTGGCTTCTTAAACAAAAAGGAGGAGTTCTCTGTCTTCGAGCAAGCTATCGAGGCCGTTGCGAATGGGAATATCTTCGTGAAGGCATCTGCTCAGGCACAGGGGGATTCTTCCACGGAAACGCTCGACCAAAAAGAGCTGTTAGAAACCTTGAGCGATCGCGAAAAGCAGATCGTGGTATTTGTTGCGTCGGGCATGACTAACAAGGAAATCGCGGGCAAGCTCGGGCTGAGCATCAAGACGGTGGAGTCGCACCGGAGCAATATATCCAAGAAGCTAAAGATTTTCGATATCGCGGGGGTAACCCTTTTCGCGGTTCGTACGGGGTTGGTTTCTCTCTAA